The genomic window AGAATCGTTGGCGATGGCGATTGCCTCGTCTACCGTGTCGTAGCCGATGACGGTGACGACGGGGCCGAAGATTTCCTCCTGTGCCGCGGGGTTGGAATTGTCCGGCACGTCGAGGATTGTCGGCTCGAAGTAATACCCGACGGGCAAATTCTTCGGACGCTTCCCGCCGCTCACCACACGCCCGCCGTGTGAGACCGAGCGTTTGACGTAGGACTCGCAGCGCTCACGCTGACCCGCGGAGATCAACGGCCCCATGGAGGTGGAGAGGTCGGTGGGATCCCCGATGGTCAGCCGGGCCGCGATGGCTGCGCCCTTCTCCAACACCTCGGACTTACGGTCGTGGGGCACCAACATTCTGGTGGCGGCCACGCAGGCCTGACCCGCATGGTTGCCGAAGACCGTGGGTAAACCCATGGGTGCCTTGTCCACACCGTCGGGTAGATACAACTGGACGGACTTGCCGCCGAGCTCGAGCATCACACGCTTGATGGTCGCGGCGGCTTGCTTCATGATCACTTTGCCAACCCCCGAGGAACCGGTGAAGCTGATCTGGTCAACCGCTGGATGCGAGGTCATCAGCGCTGACCCTTCGAACCCTGCCTCCACGACGATGTTCAAAACCCCCGGCGGCAAACCCGCCGCCTCGGCGGCTTCAGCGAACACCAACGCGGACAGAGGAGTGAAGGGGCTCGGTCGCATCACCACGGTGTTACCGGTGAGCAACGCGGGGATCGCTTTCCACGCATTCATCCAGAACGGACAGTTGTACGCAGAAATGCAGGACACGACGCCCACAGGCTCGTACGTCATCACACTGAGACCGACCGAGTTGGTGGCGACAGCCAGATCGAGTGGCCGCGGACTGTATTCCTCTTCCGGCAAGCTCAGATAGAGATCCACGGTCTGTCGCATCTGGACGATGGCGTGGTCCAATTGCGCCGAACCCAGCATCCGCGTCGTCGCACCTGTCTCCTGCTGGATGGAATGCCCCAGCGCAGTGTGAATTTCTTCGAAATAGTCGAGCATTCGAAGTATGTAGTTCGCTCGGACGCGCCGATCCGCCCAAGCCCAATCGCCCTGGTCGAATGCCCGCCGCGCCGCCAAGATGGCAGACTCGGTTTGCTCGACGGACGTCGTCTCTACTTCGACGAACGATTCCTCGGTCGCAGGGTTGACAACTGCTAGTGGTTCACCCTCGCCGACAACGGATTTACCGTCGATGTACGGCGACCTGGTAGTGATGAGCATACTCATTCTGCTCCTGTCGACAAAGAGATCGGCGGCCTGCTGCAGATCACGGCCTTGCAAGCCGTCACGGAGGAGCCGGTTCGACCGCGCGCGCTGAGTTGTGAGCCTCGAGCCATCAGCCGAGGTTGGGGACGGTGGGGGTGAAACGGAACAGTTTCTCGGCGTTGCCGCGGAGCAGTTTGTACTGGGTGGCTTCGGGAAGATGCTGAATCTGTTTGCGGGCGACGTTGATGGAGTCGGGCCAGGTGCTATCGGAGTGCGGGTAGTCGGTCTCGAACATGATGTTGTCCTCGCCGATGAGATCGATGTTGGCGATACCGGCCTCGTCCTCGATGAAGCAGCCGTAGACGTGGTCTCTGAACCGTTGGCGGATGTCGAGGTCCATGGGGACCTCGGTGGCGGCATGGCCTTCGAACTTGACGCCTTTGGCGGCCCAGAAACGTTGCTTGGTGTAGACCTGCTCGGCGCGTTCGAGGAAGTACGGAATCCACCCGATATTGCCCTCGGACAGAGCGATTTTCAGGTTGGGATGCTTGGCGAAGTAGTCACTGAAAAGCCACTGCAACATCGTCCCCGCAGTACGGGTCGCCCCCCAGGTGAGATTGGCCATGAAGGGTGCGTCGCTGGCGATGGTAGGCAATTGCGAGGAGGACCCGACATGCATGGAGATGACGAGGTCGTTGTCGGCTGCGGCGGCCATGACGGGGTCCCAGTATCGGCTGGGATCGTTGATGGTCGGAAGGCCCAGAGGTTCGGGGGTTTTCGGAGAACGCGACAGAACGCGCACCCAGAGCAGCGGTACGTTCGATCTCCTTGACAGCCAACTGCGGGTCCCAGAGCGGAATGATCACCAACGGAATGAACCGGCCCGGGTCGGTGGCACACCACTCCTCGAAGATCCAGTCGTTGTAGGCCTGCAAGCAGCGCAACGCAAGATCCTTGTCCTCGGCTTCATAGAAAATCTGACCGCAGAACCGAGGAAAAGACGGGAACCCGAGAGAGGCCAGAATACCGGCCTCGTTCATGTGCTCGAGCCGGACCTTCGGGTCGTAGCACCCAGGATGCATGTCCGCATACGTGATCGCCTCCGGACTGAACTCCTCCCGAGACTTCCCGACCACAGCCGACAGCCCACTGGTGGGAACGATGCGATTCTCGTACACCCACGTCTCCTTGTCACCGTTGCGCACAAGCTTGGGCGCACGGTCACGATCCTTCGACGCGATCCGGTCCTGCCACACATGGGGCGGCTCGAGAATGTGGTCATCGACCGAAATCAACCAGTTCAAATCAGGATTGGCACTCGATGTCGTCAACAGAAAACTCCGTTCGCTCGCTCGGAACCGACGAACAACCAAGTGCCCGTCCGCCTCCGAGAAATGGTGCGGGATACTGGACTCCCGATACCGCCGTAACGAGAATCACACTCTCGTACGATATAGAACGGCACTCTCATTTGCAATGGTTTCGCCACCGAACGGCCTGACGCGGCCCAAAGAAGTGCTGTTGACGCCGCTGGTTCTCCACTGCGCAGTTCACTCGGAGGAGGGTCGGTCGAACCGCTCGTCAGAGCCACACCGCCGAACGGCTGTCGTCGAGGAACTGCGTCTCCGAGGTCACCTCGGCGCTCAATGTTCCGACGCATGCGTCGACAAGGAATCTCGCCAGCGAAAGCCAGTCAGGCTGGTCGACGGACCTTTCCTGCACCCTGCTTTCGTATTCGGCACAGACATCCACCACCATTAATCCCAACATCCAGAACCTCGCCGTCAACACCGAAGTCGGTATATCGGACAACGACTCCCGCACCCGCGCAAGCAGGTCCTCGACGATCGGAGCGTCGGCGGCGGCGTCGGTCAGTAGCGTCTTCGACGACGGTGACGTACGCAGCTGCCGAATGAAACGCGCATGCCAGCTCACCCTGCCTGCCGCTTCGAGCTGGTCGGTCAAAGGCAGAATCAAGCAACGGAGGAGATCGTGTAGCTGCGGGTCTGGCCGGAGACTCTCGACCATTTCTCGACGCCGCACGGCAGTGTTGCCTGCCTGCCTTCTGACAATCGCCGCGAGCAGCCCGTCGCGACCGCCGAAATGGTAATTGACGGCCGAGTGGTTGGCATTGCCGGCGTGCTCTGCAATTTGCCGACTCGATACTGCGTCGATGCCGTGCGTAGCGAACAGTTCCTCTGCCGCATCGACCAGAGTCGCCTTGACTCGGTCTGTATAAGTTCCCACTTCTGGTCGTCCCCGTTCGTCGCTGAGCCAGCGTGTCACCACTGCGACCAGCGTCACCGAAGTTCCACTTGGCAAGTTTAAGACATGTGGCGTAACTTTTGAAGTCAGGCCGTAAGAATTTTTTTCGCACTTCACCTGGACGCACAGCGGCCTGGTCGACGTTCAGCGCGGCAAACCCAACTCAGGAGCACCTCTCCATGACAACGATCG from Rhodococcus sp. P1Y includes these protein-coding regions:
- a CDS encoding aldehyde dehydrogenase family protein yields the protein MSMLITTRSPYIDGKSVVGEGEPLAVVNPATEESFVEVETTSVEQTESAILAARRAFDQGDWAWADRRVRANYILRMLDYFEEIHTALGHSIQQETGATTRMLGSAQLDHAIVQMRQTVDLYLSLPEEEYSPRPLDLAVATNSVGLSVMTYEPVGVVSCISAYNCPFWMNAWKAIPALLTGNTVVMRPSPFTPLSALVFAEAAEAAGLPPGVLNIVVEAGFEGSALMTSHPAVDQISFTGSSGVGKVIMKQAAATIKRVMLELGGKSVQLYLPDGVDKAPMGLPTVFGNHAGQACVAATRMLVPHDRKSEVLEKGAAIAARLTIGDPTDLSTSMGPLISAGQRERCESYVKRSVSHGGRVVSGGKRPKNLPVGYYFEPTILDVPDNSNPAAQEEIFGPVVTVIGYDTVDEAIAIANDSPYGLSGQVYSPDLLAATAAARRIRAGAINVNGLGANAYASSGGYKESGLGRERGVDGLRTYQEIKHLSVNNW
- a CDS encoding TetR/AcrR family transcriptional regulator, whose amino-acid sequence is MTLVAVVTRWLSDERGRPEVGTYTDRVKATLVDAAEELFATHGIDAVSSRQIAEHAGNANHSAVNYHFGGRDGLLAAIVRRQAGNTAVRRREMVESLRPDPQLHDLLRCLILPLTDQLEAAGRVSWHARFIRQLRTSPSSKTLLTDAAADAPIVEDLLARVRESLSDIPTSVLTARFWMLGLMVVDVCAEYESRVQERSVDQPDWLSLARFLVDACVGTLSAEVTSETQFLDDSRSAVWL